accctccctccctcccccaacccttctCTGTACCAGCCAAgtgctttttatgttttacagTTGGTTGAAATATCTTAATGGCTTTTGTTTTCAAGGGTAGATTCCAGGCCTCTAGTACCTGCAGGTGGTCAGTGGGGGCTGCCAGTGCCGGGGGTGCGGGGCTCCCTGAGTTGAGAATGCAGGTCCAGCCCAGAGGGGTTAAGTCTTTAAATAGGAGCCACACAGCTCAGTCCTCTGACTCAGGGCAAGTTACTTACTTTTCTCCAGGTTGCAGTTTCCAGTCTGTAAGATGGGTATTATAATAACAAGGTCTTCCGTATAGGATTGCTGTGAGGACAAGATAATATAGGTTTCAAAAGCacttagtaaaaaaataaatacaaagcacttAGTGCTATGCCTGGCCTATAATAAGCACTCAGTAGAAGTCAGTATCAATATCATTAAgatgatgaggggcgcctgggtgggtgactcagtcagttgagcatctgacttcagctcaggtcatgatctcatggtttgtaagttcgagccgccttgggctctgtgctgacagctcagagcctagagcctgcttcagattccatgtctccctctttctcctctttctctgctcctccctgctcgaactctgtctccttctccctctctctctcaaaaataaacattaaaaaaagagatgatgATTGCTATTACTAGCAATTATTGCGAAGCAGCATCCTGCCCATGGTGGATTGTGAGTTCTCACTAGTGGAGGGAAAGGTGATGCAAACAGTTTAAGCTTGTTTACTACCTGACTGGCAACCTCCCCTCAGCCCAGGCACTGCCCAAAAAGACTTTCCCCTCTGGGAGGCTGCCCTGAGGGTCTGTGGTACGAGAAGGACTCCTTGGAGGTCATCTCCATCCTTCTGTGGAGGTGAGGGGTGCTCGGAGCTTGCCCATCTCTTTCCTCCTGATCATGGGTTATGGGCTCCCTGGGGAGCCCATGTCGGGGAGGGGAAGCCTGTTGGTGATCATACTCAGACTGAGCTTACCCTTGAGATAACCAGGTGCAATATTTCTTGAGGCCCCCTCTTTACTGGACTCCATGTCACTGAGTCCTCTGAGACTGGTGTCCTAATTTGGAGGTGGAGGACTCAAATATCAGATGAGTTTTGATCCAAAACTTGTGCTCATTACTACAACAGTACTGTGTCCTACCCTCAGGGGCAGCTTCATGGGCATGGGCCCACGGCACCCCATGCTTAGAAGGGCCCCCAATTCAGTTAATGCTCTGCTGGCACCATCTCCAAATTCGCAATGATTTTGAACAAGAAGCCCcagttttcattttgtacagGGCCCTGCAAAGTACGTAGCTGGTCCTGCCCACCGTCTTTTGTAGAGaggatgtcttctttgcaaagaaaaggaaattgaagtcTAGAGAAAATATGACTGGCACAAGGTCATGTAGCAAGTTGGTAGCAGAACTAGAaccaggtctcctgactccctGTCTGGGGGAATTCTCTGGAAGCACTCATATGTCCAACTGTGTCCTGGGTGGGGACAGTTTCAAAAGAGGATGCTGTCTGGGGAGTAGAATGGGGGAGAGCTCACCTCTCCCACCTGGCCCTTCTGGACTGAAATGTCCACCTGCTGCTTCCTGACCTGCCTACCTTTGACCCTAGGGGCCAGGCTTTTCTGAAGGGCTGGGCAAGGCCCTGAGCAGGGCAGTGACTTGTTTCTCTCTAGAGTAGCACTGAGAGGCTAAGGGACATGGATAGGGGTAGCAGCAGAGGTGGAAGGAGCCAGATTCTCTGGGTTTTGACCTGATGACCCCTCACCCTGAGACAGCCCATTGAGACTGACATCCTGTTAGTTGAGCTGGATTCTACTGGCCACAGTTAGACATCTGTGACCTATGCTCTGTGTAGAATCCTGCTGGAGGTATGCATTTCtatgtgactctgtgtgtgtgtgtgtgtgtgtgtgtgtgttgtggggatGATGGAAAACAGACTGAGAAAACATCCAGTACTATCTGCTTTCATTCACGTTGTAATTTCACAGATACTGCAGATTTGGGGACTAGAGCCCCAGAAATACAAACATCCTTAGGATGCTTATAGTCTAGGGAGCAATACACACgataaaacaaataatcacagataaatacataattaatttCCTAGTGCCCTGTTCTTTTTCATCCTGGGGCAATTAATAGTTTGAAATAATGGGATTATTGGGATGCTCTTTGGTGCAAAGGATGTGAACCCTATACCCATCCCAGCTGGATGCCACAGCTAGCCTTCACATGTTGGAGGCTTTGGGATTGTGGCTGGGTATGACATTGACTTAGCTGTTCCAAATAACTCACTTGTGGATGCCTGAAATTCCACGAAGGGTCCTTTTCTAGGATTAAACAGTATTCTTTTTCTGAGactctatttaaaattcaaatctctggggggaggggatgcctaggtgactcagtctgttaagcatcaaacttctgtttagtcatgatctcacctctgaGAGTTAAatccccacttgggctctgtgctgatagttcagagccttggaccctactttggattctgtgtctccctctctctctctctctgctcccccactgctcaatctgtctctcaaaaataaacattgaggggcgcctgggtggctcagtcggttaagcctccgacttcggctcaggtcaaatctcacgttcgtgggtttgagccccacgtcaagctctgtgctgacagctagctcagagcctggagcttgcttccagttctgtgtctccttctctctctccccctccccctctcatgctctgtctctctctgtatcaaaaataaataaaacattttaaaaaataataaatgttgaaaaaaattgtaatttaacTCCCTGGaaatggggggtgggtgggtggatgggttcACTGAATTCATAACATGACTGACATGTCAGGAGACAGTGCAGCCCAAGGACACTGAACACCAACAGATGCCCCTGATGGATACCACCAGGAGAGCCAGGGTGTCACAAGATAATCTCCATCACCCTCTGGGCTGGCTCAGTTCAGCTCTGCCTTCTGAAAGAGGAGCCAaagggagatagagggagataagCCCCAATTAAAACCCAAAcccagagtcccaggcaggctcactCTGCAAGCTGGGAAAGCCAGAAGCCTCAGATCTCTCTTACCTGCTGTATCAgatctgtccctccctcattggCCCCACAGGGACAGTCATGCTTTGCTCAAGGACAGCTCTATGGTTGTACAAGCCTTGATGAGAACTTGCAAGGTTCTTGAAACACACTCAACTACCGCATGGACCCTTCTGTGTACCTATCAGCCCTCCTGCCCAGAGGCCAAATTTGGCACTGTATTTGGGGTCTGCAGGTGGAATGTTCGTTCAACCTGGTCACCTGAGAGAGGCCCTGAAGTGAGGCAGGGCAAGTTCTCCCTGGCGGCTGGAGCACTGCCCCAGGCGTGGCCGAACTGCCCGGTCTGGTCCCCTTGTACAAGAATCTGCatgcttcctcccttccttgcttccttcctctcgGTTCCTCCCTCGCCAACCTACCTGGAGGCAGGTAAtaaagcaggaggagggagatgaATGGATGGGGAGGGTGGAGAGCCACGTGGTGCCATAAAGCCCAGCTAGAGAAGGCTGTCCGGGAGTGTCCGGCCTGCAGGAGTCACCGCTCAGAAGGTGGACTGTCAACCCCGTGAGCCTGAGCCGGGGCAGCAAGACCTGGGGGAGGCCATGCACCGAGGCGTGCCGGGCCCAGGCTTCAGAGGCCTGAAGGGGGCCGAGGGCTCCGCAGAGGACTTGGGGGCCTCTTGCCTGGAGGCCGGGAGGGATTTTGGGGTGCTGAGGGAGAACGGCGAGGCCGAGGAGGCGGCGAGCGGCAGGAAACGCGCCCGGCCGGTGCGCTCCAAGGCGCGGCGCATGGCGGCCAACGTGCGGGAGCGCAAGCGCATCCTGGACTACAACGAGGCCTTCAACGCGCTGCGCAGGGCGCTGCAGCACGACCTGGGCGGCAAGAGGCTCTCCAAGATCGCCACCCTGCGCAGGGCCATCCACCGCATCGCGGCGCTCTCCCTGGTCCTGCGCGNNNNNNNNNNNNNNNNNNNNNNNNNNNNNNNNNNNNNNNNNNNNNNNNNNNNNNNNNNNNNNNNNNNNNNNNNNNNNNNNNNNNNNNNNNNNNNNNNNNNCTCAGGGCGCGGCCCAGGCGTCCGCCGGAAGCTGGCGCCGTGGTGCGGGGGCTCCCTTCGCCTGGCCGCGAGGCCACCCGCGAGCGGGCCCCGGGTTGGGCTTCCAGCACTCCTGACTGGCTCCAGAGCAACCCCGTGGGCTAGGAGGGAGGCCGGCCAGGGAGGAGCCAACGGCAGGATGACGACAAAAGGGAAGATTGCAAAAAACCGTCCCGGACCAAGAAAAACAGAATggctgaggccagagagagagagagagagagagagagagagagagagagagagagagaaagagagaggaggcggCCTTGCAAGTAGGAAGGAACTGAGCCCAGAGCTGCACTCCCAGCACCTCCCTCCCAGCCGGAAGCCCAACCAGGGGAAGGAGCGGGATCCTGATGGGCTCTTTCTTATGTTTGGACTTGATGAACTCTTCTCAGAAAGGGATGTTTGCATTCCTGTGCCTCTGCggcctttcttttcttgctgctCTTTAGGCGAAAGAGGCGTTTTGGACGCGGTCTTGTAGGTGGGAGTGTGGGTGACACCTGGTGTGGTCTGATGACAGTGTGGGGTCCATGTGCCCAGCCTGTGCTGATACCCCAAGTCTGATCAGAGAGAGGCAACAGAAGGAgcgaaataaaaaggaaaagctatCATCTCTGTCTGCTCTCAGGTGTCCACCGGGCCCAGTGGCCCAGGCTGGCAGGAAGGCCAGTCCCAGGTCTGGGAGCTCACTGTGGAATGTGGGTCTCCTAGGGCCTGATTCCCACAGGTAGGTATGTGGGGCACTGATTCATGGCAGGACTCCAGGTGTGGCTGAGCACTAGGAGGAGCACTGTGGGAGAGGATGTTATTTGGGGATGGGGAGCAGCACCAGGAGACTCAGGGCACAGCAAGCCTCATCTCTGGGACCCGTCACCCTGCAGAGCTGCTGTCTGCAGTGAGCCACCATGAGGGCTGCAGTAGTTGAAGAGTCTGGGCCAGTCTCAGGAAAGGAAGCCTAGGGCAGACCAGGGACTGGGGGTGGGTGAGGTCTGCCTGTACCCTGAGTGTGGGTGAATGGAGCTCCTAGGGAAAAGTGGTCCAGTGTAGCCAGAGCCTCTATgaggagaggcagacatagaatcaGGGAAGATTATGGGGATGAGGTTAAGGGAATTAGGGCCTCGGGTCAAGTCTGCTGAGAAAGTGGGAGGCACAGCTAGTGCTCTCAGAGAAGTCTGGAGAGCTTTTGCATCTAAGACGAGCACTCCTGGGCTAGTGTCTGGCCTCACTCCACTGACCCGGCTGACATTGCAGCTGCTGCAGGCTGGGGTGAGAACCCAGATGTGCTGGAGGAGGGTTGCGGGCTCTCTGGTCTCCTTGGAGAGCTGGACGCTTGCCAGCTTGGAGAAGAAGAGTTACACAGCTCGGAATGGGGGCTATCATGGAAGCTGGAGAGACATCTATCGACCCCGGGATAAGTGAGGAGTCCCCAAAACAGTCAAGATGAGGCTCACTGCCATAATGAAAGATATCTTTGCTTTCTGTAAGCGAGACATGGGCTGGCTGGCGCCCTTGGCATCCTGTCCCCGGCCCACAGGTATTAGGGTTTCCAATTTCATGTGGCTGCCGCACAGATCACAGGAAAGCTTTGACTCTGGGCAGAGGAGTCCTGGGGTCCAACCAGGAACAAAATGCGGGAATCTGGCCCCAGACGTGTGCACTGAGCCTTCCGTCTCATGGAGAAGGCAGTGCCACGGTCTGATAGTGGAAAGGAAATGGCTAGACAGGCCTCAGATCCAATCTCTGCTCTGCCCCTTACTACATGTGTGACCTGTGGTTTCGCTTTACCTCTCTAAGCCTCTAGTTCCTCACCTCTGACACAGATGGTTCCACCTCAGGGTGGCTGTGAAGGTTACCATTTGCTCATAATGCAGTTTCTGGCAATTAGAAGGCGTTCCATAAATTGTTACTGTTTGTATTATTATAATCTCAGACCAGTTTGGACAATGCTTCTGCCTAGCTTCAGCCCCAGATTTTTATGCCCTGGAAACATGATAAAATGATCAGCAAGTGGTGTTTTCTTAAGCTGCAGGATAGAGACAGCTCAGAGTTCCGGCCTAGTTTTAGGGTCAGCACAGGAATGGCGAGAGCGCCCCCTGCAGGTGGAGGCGTGAATGTGCAGCACATGCGTGCGGTCAGAGGGACGGACGTGAAAGTACTTCTCAGTCTCTTCACTTTCCAgttgagtgaccttgggcaaattgctCAAGGGCCTTGAGCCTTGGGGTCCCCCTCTGTATAACAGGCTAAAATAAGTACTTACAGCATAGGCTGTTGTGcagactaaatgagataatgcatttcAAGCACTTAGCATTGTGCCTACCCCTGTAAGCACTCACTGGGTGCAAGCTATTAAGACAAATTCTGTTCATCAGGTTGTTATAAAGACAGAATGCATGGGAGGGTGTTTTATAGACTAAAGTCCACAACACATTAACTATTGTTTTATCAGGGCTATCTGTTTTGTATATTCTCATGTTAATAGGTGTTTGCCTAatattcaaaaagtttttttttttttaatgtcataaagGTTTTCTGATGCGCACACATCATGGGGGTGCTTACCTAGATATGTGGACGTATGAATatttgtgtgtgcatacatgtatgtattgaCCTAACAGGTATTCCCCGCCTCTCCCTGATGCATTAGGGTCTCCTGGGCCAGAATGCCTTTCATTATGGGCCATCTGGGTTTTCTGGAacacttgtttaattttttaaaatgtttatttatttttgagaggaagagacagagcacaaggggggtgagggacagagagagagagcgagacacataatcccaagcaggctccaggctctgagccatcagcacagagccagacgtggggctcaaacccacgaactgcaagatcatgatccgagctgaagtcagccacttaaccaactgagccccccaggcaccccttgcttgattcactttttaatttttattatttattttgggagagagaaaaaacatgtatgtggggagggacagagagagagggagacagagaatcgaaagcaggctccatgctgtcagcccagagcctgatgcagggcttgaactcatgaactgtgagatcatgacctgagccaaagttggatgcttaactgaccaagccacccagatgcctctgagTTTAAAAAACCTGCTTCCCGAGACTGTATCCATAATCCAAGGTGACTGACTTACTGTGGAGAAGAGCAGTAAATCTGTGATTATGAAAGGAATGGATGTTATCAACCGAGACCAGCTGGGCTTGTCCAAATATAGAGAAAAGTAGTACAATAGTAATTAAGTGaatagagaaaggaaagcacTGGGAAGAGAAACCACATATGTAAGACAGAGCTGCTAAAAGTCATGGCTAAAAGATACAATGGACTGGTGTACCTAAAGACAGAAATTATTTATCTATTAGGTTGCTACCAACCGTCCACTCAAACAGTGTTCAAAGGAAGGGGGCGGGCAGAGAAGAGTAACAAGTGGAGACTTAAAGCGGCTCCACTGCTCACAAAGGGCTCCCATACGTGCAGTCTCTTAGCTTCTCTTAGGAAGTCTGTGCCTTCCAACTCCTTTCCTGATACTCGTTGCGTCTGTGATAGGAAGAAGCCCTGGCCTGTCTAGCGATGAATGGGACATaccagcaaaaataaacaacagttaAGATTGATGTTGTcagggatgtggagaagaggGCATGGGGATGGATTTCTAGTTGTACTGTCGATCTGCTTCCTTTTTTGGTGGAGAACAAACTGGCAAATCACCATAAAAACACTCCAAGGGAGATGCTTGGGTGCTCagtttgggcatctgacttcagctcaggtcataatctctcgttggttagttcgagccccacagttgggttctctgctgtcagctgtggagcccgcttccgatcctctgtccctctctgcccccctcccccactcacactctctctccaaaacaaacattaaaaaaaaaaaacactccacgGGAgtaatctcaaaagaaaaacagatttgtcAAAAGGCAGTCCCAGGGGCACCGCACAGCAAAAGATTTGAAACGATACAAATGTCCAACTGAAGAGATGTGGCTAAGAAACTGGTGTTCTAACAGTAAAAATAACCGTGAGTTAGAAGTGCAGATCACAAAATGGTCCGCGCCCACTGATTATAACTGTAGACCGACATGTAGGTACATGAACACGCCCTGCGGCGATTTGGAAGGAGGCAAACAGAGTTAGTATCTATTAGGTTTcgtaattgttttttaaaggtgaaaGATCTGTCTCCTTAGAAGGCTTTCCAAAGAGGAGTAGGTAGAGAACTGTTTTGAGCCAGGACAGCAAGGACAAAGTATTCTGAGTGGATTACTTTGGAGGGTTCCCACCTCACTGGAAATGAAACCTGGGTTCTTGCTTATGAGAACAGGACTACATCATGTTTTccttacagtgtgtgtgtgtgtgtgtgtgtgtgtgcgtgtgcgctcTCACAGATACCAGAAGGCTGCAGTTGTCCTTGGTGCAGGGTGAGCTGAGCCCAGGAAGCCTTCAATGAGAAGAggaatttacttaattatttgTGTCCTGTCAGCCCCATAGGGTTTCCTGACACCCAATCATAGACCAAGGGTAAAAAGGGCACAGATCTGAGAGGGCTCTATTACCTCTACCCTTGGATTAGGGTCCAATTTACCAGTCCTTCTGAGatttgcctcccccacccccggctcccTCAGCATGCAGGTCTACTTCCCCTCCACTGCTGACCTCTTGGTGTCCTCCTTGCTTGGGGTGCACTAAGGCTGGGGGCAGACCGAGGTAGGAATTAGTGTCCATGCAGGCACACCCTGGGCACTTGGTTGgtgtctttatcttcctctgaGTCTTTCAGCCAGCCTTAACTGGACCAGGTTCTGGGCAAGGGAGTGGAGGCACACTTGTCCCCTCCAA
The genomic region above belongs to Suricata suricatta isolate VVHF042 chromosome 17, meerkat_22Aug2017_6uvM2_HiC, whole genome shotgun sequence and contains:
- the BHLHA9 gene encoding LOW QUALITY PROTEIN: class A basic helix-loop-helix protein 9 (The sequence of the model RefSeq protein was modified relative to this genomic sequence to represent the inferred CDS: inserted 2 bases in 1 codon), with amino-acid sequence MHRGVPGPGFRGLKGAEGSAEDLGASCLEAGRDFGVLRENGEAEEAASGRKRARPVRSKARRMAANVRERKRILDYNEAFNALRRALQHDLGGKRLSKIATLRRAIHRIAALSLVLRXXXXXXXXXXXXXXXXXXXXXXXXXXXXXXXXXXXQGAAQASAGSWRRGAGAPFAWPRGHPRAGPGLGFQHS